The genomic region cgcggccgaaagtaatgtgcatcgacatttagaaggagatatgtagcagatttgtagagcgttgtccttgtcattgagaccgacaaaacgacatataggtatgagtgacagagctaacgctctacaaagccgaaatgtcattctaaaggccgatgtacattactttctgccgcgtactataggtacatagttttcTATTGTTATCTGAAGTGTTTTTTACTCTAAACCAATAGGACCAACTATTAGCcaatgctcgcgacctcgtcagcatagtacctacttaccttttcTTTTAACTACCAACGTTTTTGTAACGTTTGTTGAGATTTTTAGTttaaatatagtataataattaataattcatttacTTTTCAGTGGCCATTTTACTGGTGtctgtattatattatgtaaattgtttgggtctgaataaataaaataaaggaaaagtattttattcCTACATACTCTTGTCTGAAAACTTGTTAAtttttactatattatgtaggtacttatgtatacTTGTATTACGAATTTCGAtgctcgaaatctatcaacgcaacgtTATTGCGAACTTACGTGCGAACTCGTACTAGACGTACAGCAAAACGTGTGTAGGTATAGAGTACACGTCCTAGAATCGATACAATagacaaattacaataaaaaggCAGCCATTGCATTAATCTTAGCACAGCCGACGGAACAATGAAGAGTAGAGATAGGCGCGTGGGCCCCGGCTCATTACGACAGGGGTTTATCTTCCGTGACGCCCAGTATCCAGGTGGGACTGTGTCGCTGTGGGCCTGCTGACTGAGCAGTACGTCATAGCCCACGCTTCTTCATTTACCTACAAAGTTCCTCGATTTGGCTCATTGCACAGATTGTTCAGAGCTATTGTTTGAGCATTGTCTTGTTGACAGCATTTATGGAaccatcattcatcatcatcatcatcaacctatcgccggttcactactgagccttattcaaaaaaatacttacctacaattCAGACAATTTCGACACCCCCACCGAATCGACATGATTTATAACTTCGCACTAAAATAGCTTCTTACCTAAATCAAGAATTTTCACAGAGAAAACTGGTGTCTTGTTGACACGAGCCTACTCACGAAGGTTCAATTAATTCAAGTtaatcaatagctcaaccggtaaaggattggactaaaaaccgaaaggtcgacggttcaaaccccgcccgttgcattattgtcgtacctactcctagcacaagctttacgcttagttggagaggaatagggaatattagtcatttaacatagctaatattctttctaaaaaaaatttatcccCTAACTGGCCCTTAAATATGGTAACGGGTATCTTAAATCGTATGGGTCGTTGGTccgtaatcatcatcatcatctcaacgcATCgcccggcccactactgaccaCGGGTAATAATAATAGTCTCATAATGGTAGCtcatagtctaacacgctggcgAAATGCGGATTGTTTcgctaaaattattataaaaggatTTGAGCacagtttatacctacctataacattCAAgggtgattttaaaaattcactcACAGTTGTCATTTAATGATAAGAAAAGTAACCCTACGCGCTCCCGCGACTTTTATGTGGTTAATCAAATGAGATCCAAATTACATTTCTATGGAAAGCGTCTAAATTAAGTTACACTAGACATGAGACATAGGTATTCTATCTTTACCTGAataacctaatacctataggtacttactctgTATACCTATCAATGATCTTGTAGCTACAGAACCTACCTACTCCTACTAATTTCTAAGATTGATTTCGGAATTTACTGGCCACCATTTCACATAAAATTAAATCACATACTCTAACATaacaaaaacaatttattaattaagcaataataataattacacaacactaataaataaaatctcaaaACCTCACTCGATAGACTATGTttacaaaaacatttaaaaaataaaattataattaatatggcAATACGAGAGATTGAGGAATCCTTAGTTTAATTAATCCGAAAATAGTCCAAAACACTGCACTGTCACGTGAATGTTCTATCGATGTATTCATAGTCGAACTCCGCGAAGAAGGAATCGAAGGGCGATAGGGAGTCCTCGGCGAATTCTGACGTCGTCTCTTGTTCCGTTGAGAATTCTGACAGCTCCGAGCACATTGGTGAAGACCATCGCTCTGGACGAGAGTCGGTATTAGGTTCTGGACTCGTGTCTCTCAGGGCTGCGGACAGTGCTGTGATATATTTCATCGCTAATCGTAACGTGGTAATCTTTGTCAACTTTTCGCATGGAACTGGCGCGCCCGTGATTTCGGCAGCCGGCACAGCTTTTCTCAAAGTTTCAAACGCTCGGTTAATTTCCCTCATCCGGCTTCTTTCGCGTGCGTTCGCGGTTTTTCTTCTGTATTTGCTCAAGGGTTGCGGCGTGCGGCGCGAACGCGGCTCGCGGGAGCGCGCAGCGCGCGGACGCAACTGGTACTTGTCGTGATCCGGCATCGAGTGGTTATAGTTGGTGTTCTCCGTGGACCGTGGAAGCCCCACGCGACGCCCGCGCACAGATTCCGCTTAAAAAATACGCTCACTCCGCCCACTTGCCCTGCTCCGTTCATGTATAGTCGCGGCGAAAACTGGAGATAAATCGAAATAATCAAGCTGGTCGATTACGAAAacgctgcatcaatcattgctacaatctcaattgctgtTATTGACagaatttatagtatttttgcTTCAACAttacattttagccaatagcgagAGAGTATCGGCGAATCAaatgtgattgcgatcgtcgtactgtagctgtcattttaccgtaatcgagccCAAGGATCGTATAATATTGTCAAAAACTACGGTGAATGGTGATAGACCTAGTTCAGGGGGTTGATTCGATCCGGGAatggacctctaacttttcggagttactcgtaggtaggtactctaaatacctatatgtgcgttgctttaacggtgaaggaaaacatcatgaggaaacctgtatgcctgagagttctctctGCTAGCGTGATGGATTACAGTCTAAAACTCCTTCTTCTGAGAGAAGAGAAGTCATCCGTGCCCTGGTTGTGGGCTGGGAACACAAGGAACCAGCTGTGATCAGATCGATGTCGCGCCTACCTTGATTATCTGCAAGATAAGAAGATAAGAGAAGAAGATAATCTTTGAGAAGTTGTActtaggtagatataggtttgGCTTGACTTTTTCTCTTCTTACTATATATATTCTTTCTTCTCCTCTAGGGCTTAAAATACAtttaaactacctacttacctatctttttctttaaaaaaaattgactatcGATGATCGTATCTAAATTAGAATAGACTTTTACAATACCTATCCACTAAATAGTTAGATACACGTATTTATCGtagtatacctataggtagataaGTTTTCTGCTATTTATAATGTCCTTTGTAATTGTAACGTATATGCATTAATTTATTGACTCATCCAACTTTATTTTTGTCATGCGGCGTGTTTCCTTTGCAAATTCCTAAGGCCAAGTCTAAAGACTCGACCAATAAGGCAAAATGCAGCATAACACGTACAAATTACAAagtgacttttcacgcgcccctgttttaactttgtgtcaattgtcatgtctaaagaacgattttagtccttattttaaaggtgaaccctcGGTGaacagtacttttgacatgacagttgacccatagagttaaaatggcgcgtgagaagtccttttgtacggactataggtacctaccgtcgCAATCTTTGACAACCtcgctggcgcagtggtgagcactgtggtcttataagtggaaggtcccgggttcgattcccggcaggggcaatctaggaatttataatttctcacTTGTCTCTAGTTTGGTCTGGTGTGCGGCTTCGGCCGCACGTACCACCCTAACAGCAAAGcagtgctgccaagcgattcagGTACGATGCTGCAtggaaaccgataaggggtatgggtttaataaaactgccataattATATCCTGCATGCAtcacttacagtgcgacaaagctatcttggcgcgtggcgaaaatcggaactgacgttgccgtcaagtgtcctctttgttcttgtttgtatattctaagcctttgttctccaacagcgcccccctgtcaatgtcattcaagtgcccaGAGAGCCtattgtcgcactgtacaccaagtgagatcgcagtcaagggttaacttagAGCTCCTAAGAGCCTCGATatctcaacggttaaaggagcggacagaaatccgaaaggtcgcagATTCAAACCTTTTgccagcacaagctttacgctttacgcgtagttggaggggaatattagtcagcccAACAAACTTGGCTAATACAtagcatatctaaatatataaaaggaaaaggtgactgactgcagatctatcaacgcacagctcaaactactggacggatggggctgaaatttagcatgcagatagctatta from Maniola hyperantus chromosome 16, iAphHyp1.2, whole genome shotgun sequence harbors:
- the LOC117989355 gene encoding helix-loop-helix protein delilah-like, whose product is MPDHDKYQLRPRAARSREPRSRRTPQPLSKYRRKTANARERSRMREINRAFETLRKAVPAAEITGAPVPCEKLTKITTLRLAMKYITALSAALRDTSPEPNTDSRPERWSSPMCSELSEFSTEQETTSEFAEDSLSPFDSFFAEFDYEYIDRTFT